The nucleotide sequence CGGTTTGGATTCGAGAAAGCTTATTAGAGTTAGGCCCAACCTTTATTAAAGTCGGTCAACTCTTCTCGACAAGGGCCGATTTGTTTCCGTCGGAATATGTAGAAGAATTATCCAAACTACAAGACCAAGTTCCCGCCTTTACTTATGAACAAGTTGAAAAAATTATTAAAGCGGATTTAGGCAAACCGATTTCTAAACTGTTCCGCAGTTTTGATCCTTCTCCGATAGCCGCAGCGAGTTTAGGTCAAGTTCATAAGGCCCAACTGCATAGCGGAGAAGAAGTGGTGGTTAAAGTTCAGCGTCCTGGGCTGAAAAAGCTTTTTACCATCGATTTAGACATTCTCAAACGAATTGCTCAGTATTTTCAGAATCATCCTAAATGGGGAAGAGGAAGAGACTGGCTAGGAATTTATGCAGAATGCTGTCGTATTCTTTGGCTAGAAACCGATTATCTCAATGAAGGGCGCAATGCGGATACCTTTCGGCGGAATTTTCGTGCGGCTGACTGGGTTAAAGTCCCTCGGGTTTATTGGCGTTATACTTCACCCCAAGTATTGACGTTAGAATATCTACCCGGCATTAAAATTAGTCATTATGAAGCCATAGAAGCGGCTGGTTTAGACCGTAAACTCTTGGCTAGACTGGGCGCAAAAGCTTATTTACAACAATTGCTCAATGATGGGTTTTTTCATGCCGATCCCCATCCGGGTAATATTGCTGTAAGTCCTGACGGAGCGTTAATTTTCTATGACTTCGGGATGATGGGCAAAATTACCAGCAATATTCGTGAGGATTTAATGGAAACCCTCTTCGGAATTGCGGAAAAAAATGCCGAACGGGTAGTTAATTCTTTGATTGCGCTAGGAGCTTTGGCCCCCACTAATGATATGGGACCTGTACGGCGCTCTGTCCAGTATATGCTGGATAACTTTATGGATAAACCCTTTGAGGACCAATCAGTGGCTGCCATCAGCGAGGATCTTTATGAAATTGCCTACGATCAGCCTTTTCGTTTTCCAGCTACTTTTACTTTTGTTATGCGGGCATTTTCTACCTTAGAGGGAGTAGGAAAAGGATTAGACCCCGATTTTAACTTTATGGAGGTGGCACAACCCTTTGCCATACAGCTTATGACTAATGATGCCGGAA is from Gloeothece verrucosa PCC 7822 and encodes:
- a CDS encoding ABC1 kinase family protein → MRPEAAKSSYRWNRENYSVNRRRFDIWRFVLLLLLKLTLNGKKWSYIGGYTEEKFTDRRKKQAVWIRESLLELGPTFIKVGQLFSTRADLFPSEYVEELSKLQDQVPAFTYEQVEKIIKADLGKPISKLFRSFDPSPIAAASLGQVHKAQLHSGEEVVVKVQRPGLKKLFTIDLDILKRIAQYFQNHPKWGRGRDWLGIYAECCRILWLETDYLNEGRNADTFRRNFRAADWVKVPRVYWRYTSPQVLTLEYLPGIKISHYEAIEAAGLDRKLLARLGAKAYLQQLLNDGFFHADPHPGNIAVSPDGALIFYDFGMMGKITSNIREDLMETLFGIAEKNAERVVNSLIALGALAPTNDMGPVRRSVQYMLDNFMDKPFEDQSVAAISEDLYEIAYDQPFRFPATFTFVMRAFSTLEGVGKGLDPDFNFMEVAQPFAIQLMTNDAGNYSSSILDELGRQAAQMSNTALGLPRRLEDTLDKLERGDIRVRVRSLESERTFRRLSAIQLGTNYTLFICSLMISATLLFVHQYVTIAVVVLLVAIFPAWALFRLLRQLDRLDRMF